Proteins from a single region of Runella sp. SP2:
- the fdhD gene encoding formate dehydrogenase accessory sulfurtransferase FdhD, whose amino-acid sequence MNTKKVPILKVITSTSKSEAVNDLVVVEEPLEIRIEYWDVVHGWVEKPISITMRTPGEDEALAGGFLFTEGLLKNDDIDSVTAHLDNTVTVKLKPHIRPDLQKLQRNFYATSSCGVCGKSSLDALGYSYESTAFGNVKMKASVVVSLPEKLSTFQRIFDQTGGIHAAGVFDEFGNMQLYAEDVGRHNAVDKIAGKARLTTAQTFQNHALVLSGRACFELLHKALALSIPIIVAVGAPSSLAIETAEQYGQTLIGFTRDGRFNVYSGASRILVNE is encoded by the coding sequence ATGAACACAAAAAAAGTCCCTATTCTAAAAGTTATTACCTCAACTTCAAAATCAGAAGCAGTCAATGACCTAGTGGTTGTTGAAGAACCTCTTGAAATTCGGATAGAATATTGGGATGTGGTTCATGGCTGGGTCGAAAAACCTATTTCAATAACGATGCGTACGCCAGGCGAAGACGAGGCGCTTGCTGGAGGTTTTTTGTTTACGGAGGGGCTTTTGAAAAACGATGACATTGATTCGGTAACGGCGCATTTGGACAACACCGTAACGGTCAAATTAAAGCCACACATTCGCCCTGATTTACAGAAACTTCAGCGTAATTTTTATGCAACTTCAAGCTGCGGTGTTTGCGGGAAATCTTCTTTGGATGCGTTGGGTTATTCGTATGAAAGTACTGCCTTTGGTAACGTGAAAATGAAAGCGAGTGTCGTGGTGTCGCTGCCTGAAAAACTCAGCACTTTCCAACGGATTTTTGACCAAACGGGCGGGATTCATGCGGCAGGCGTGTTTGATGAATTTGGAAATATGCAACTGTACGCCGAGGATGTAGGCCGCCATAATGCCGTGGACAAAATCGCAGGTAAGGCACGACTGACTACGGCTCAAACGTTTCAGAATCATGCGCTTGTACTAAGCGGGCGGGCTTGTTTTGAATTGCTACACAAAGCGCTGGCGTTGTCTATACCCATCATTGTAGCGGTGGGCGCGCCTTCTAGCCTTGCCATAGAGACCGCCGAACAATACGGGCAAACTCTCATTGGATTTACTCGCGATGGACGTTTTAATGTGTATTCAGGGGCGAGTCGGATTTTGGTTAATGAGTAG
- a CDS encoding MFS transporter, whose amino-acid sequence MTNPKTVSKEIIVFTSCSMVLTALGIDIMLPAFADVRRHFAVGNDVAQTDRLVTFFFMGQIMQIVFGYLTDKMGRLPILRFGIILYILSGFATVYAPSLAWMFFFRFISGMGAAAVFMTSIASVRDRYAGDEMARVMSLVLTLFLFTPVIAPSLGAVILNYYSWQWVFLIPPVFAVLVFIWSFRMDESLPVEARNDMKIGELLPKLKSIATDAHFLRYVTIATLIFSVLSSYVSSSERIIGDIYQRPDLFPIIFGAIGLLMAILSLTNSYFTKRYGAKKTLRVILLLYLATASVLLGGVLLLGNPPPMVFFFVMIALLMAFTTAGDPNSGALALEFMGENAGLAAAVDGTIFFFIGSGIGAVISSQLTDGVLPLAIGAVLASLVSVLLVFGDTTKK is encoded by the coding sequence ATGACAAACCCTAAAACGGTTTCGAAAGAAATCATTGTTTTTACGTCTTGCTCAATGGTTTTGACAGCTTTGGGTATAGATATTATGTTGCCCGCTTTTGCAGATGTTCGACGCCATTTTGCCGTCGGGAACGACGTTGCCCAAACCGACAGGTTAGTGACGTTTTTCTTTATGGGACAAATCATGCAAATTGTCTTTGGCTACCTCACCGACAAAATGGGGAGATTGCCTATTTTGCGTTTTGGAATTATCCTCTACATTTTGAGCGGATTCGCCACGGTCTATGCGCCCAGTTTGGCTTGGATGTTTTTCTTTCGGTTTATTTCAGGCATGGGAGCTGCGGCGGTATTTATGACTTCAATCGCTTCTGTTCGCGACCGTTATGCGGGCGACGAAATGGCTAGAGTGATGTCACTTGTGCTTACTTTATTTTTGTTTACCCCCGTTATAGCCCCTTCCCTTGGAGCGGTGATTTTAAATTATTATTCGTGGCAATGGGTGTTTTTAATTCCTCCCGTTTTTGCGGTTTTGGTATTTATTTGGTCGTTTCGGATGGACGAATCTTTGCCCGTCGAAGCCAGAAATGACATGAAAATTGGCGAGTTGTTACCGAAACTCAAATCAATTGCTACTGATGCACATTTTCTTCGGTATGTCACCATCGCTACTTTAATCTTTTCTGTGTTAAGCAGTTATGTGTCTAGTTCAGAAAGAATCATTGGGGATATTTACCAACGCCCCGATTTGTTCCCCATTATTTTTGGTGCTATTGGTTTGTTAATGGCCATTTTATCGTTGACCAACTCCTATTTTACCAAGAGGTATGGAGCAAAAAAGACGCTTAGGGTGATTCTGCTGCTTTATTTAGCGACAGCATCGGTGTTGCTTGGGGGTGTGCTGTTGTTGGGAAATCCTCCACCGATGGTCTTTTTCTTTGTGATGATAGCGCTATTGATGGCGTTCACTACCGCTGGCGACCCTAATAGTGGGGCGTTAGCGCTGGAGTTTATGGGTGAAAATGCAGGTTTGGCAGCGGCAGTTGACGGCACTATTTTCTTTTTTATTGGTTCGGGGATTGGGGCAGTCATTAGTAGTCAGTTGACCGATGGAGTGTTGCCGTTAGCGATAGGAGCCGTGTTGGCGAGTTTGGTTTCGGTGCTTTTGGTTTTTGGGGATACCACTAAAAAATAG
- a CDS encoding NAD-dependent epimerase/dehydratase family protein, translating to MKVIITGSTGMVGEGVMLVCLEQPQITDVLVINRKPIVHKHPKLKELIVKDFSTIGDFKASLTDYDACFFCAGVSSIGHTEESFTKATFDFVIPFAKTLSSINPNMTFTYVSGSGTDSTEQGKVMWARVKGRTENTLLTLPFKQVYNFRPGFMKPVKGQQNLLSFYRYLGFLTPLFMAVFSKWSCTLNEVPIAMIHCVSRGYSSSTLEVSDIKLQAKP from the coding sequence ATGAAAGTTATCATCACAGGTTCCACGGGTATGGTTGGAGAAGGAGTCATGTTGGTTTGCCTCGAACAGCCCCAAATTACCGACGTACTTGTTATAAATCGTAAGCCCATTGTTCATAAACACCCTAAATTGAAAGAGTTGATAGTCAAAGACTTTTCGACCATAGGAGACTTCAAAGCAAGCCTAACCGACTACGATGCTTGTTTTTTTTGTGCAGGAGTTAGTTCTATTGGACATACCGAAGAGTCGTTTACGAAAGCTACTTTCGATTTTGTAATTCCCTTCGCAAAAACGTTGTCAAGTATCAATCCCAATATGACATTTACTTATGTTTCAGGCAGTGGAACTGATAGTACAGAACAAGGAAAAGTAATGTGGGCACGAGTAAAAGGACGTACCGAAAACACGTTGTTAACGTTGCCGTTTAAGCAAGTGTATAATTTTCGTCCAGGATTTATGAAGCCAGTCAAGGGACAACAAAACCTCCTCTCATTTTATCGGTATTTAGGATTTCTAACCCCATTGTTTATGGCCGTTTTTTCAAAATGGTCGTGTACGTTGAATGAGGTACCAATAGCCATGATTCATTGTGTTTCAAGAGGTTATTCTTCTTCAACGTTAGAGGTCTCTGACATCAAATTGCAGGCAAAACCATGA
- a CDS encoding helix-turn-helix domain-containing protein, which yields MEKSNKKPSEIYLDLGFEDLSHFSFAFEKQFGVAPSRF from the coding sequence ATTGAAAAGAGCAACAAAAAGCCCAGTGAAATTTACCTCGACCTGGGCTTTGAAGATTTATCTCATTTTTCGTTTGCCTTTGAGAAACAATTTGGGGTAGCGCCTAGTCGCTTTTAA
- a CDS encoding Trm112 family protein, with product MNKSFLNKLCCPFDKSDLHLQVFTEKEPDLIHEGLLTCPTCNRLYPIIHGVPIMIPDNYREAQLEQPFFVKWESQLSFEAKEKARLQLKDSLSL from the coding sequence ATGAACAAGAGTTTTTTAAATAAACTGTGTTGCCCTTTTGATAAAAGCGACCTTCATTTACAAGTTTTTACTGAAAAAGAACCAGACCTTATTCACGAAGGATTACTGACTTGCCCAACTTGTAACCGACTGTATCCCATTATCCACGGGGTTCCTATCATGATTCCTGACAATTATCGCGAAGCACAATTAGAACAACCTTTTTTTGTAAAATGGGAAAGTCAATTGAGCTTCGAAGCCAAAGAAAAAGCAAGACTGCAACTCAAGGATTCGCTTTCATTGTAA
- a CDS encoding thiamine phosphate synthase, which yields MKKSIYLIADPSLETPLLLQKIEQALRGGLFAVQLWNHWRGIANPLSVIQQVHELTRAAHVPLFLNEGLAYLKWRCFEGIHLDKPNEKLPALKKQRPDLLWGMTCSNRVEELQWAQRHSLDYISYCSVFPSKTSTSCELVTPETIQNTRQFYQGKVFLAGGINELTLPSLQSLPFDGIALVSAIMGTSNPAEAVLIYSQRLNQSTYEQEFFK from the coding sequence ATGAAAAAAAGCATCTATCTAATCGCCGACCCAAGCCTCGAAACACCGCTTTTGCTCCAAAAAATTGAGCAAGCGCTGCGAGGAGGCCTGTTTGCTGTACAGCTTTGGAACCATTGGCGGGGTATAGCTAACCCCTTGTCTGTGATTCAGCAAGTGCACGAATTGACCCGAGCAGCTCATGTGCCTTTGTTTTTGAATGAAGGATTGGCGTATCTAAAATGGAGGTGTTTCGAGGGAATTCACCTTGATAAACCCAACGAAAAACTACCAGCCTTAAAAAAACAGCGCCCCGATTTACTGTGGGGAATGACCTGTTCGAACCGCGTTGAAGAATTACAATGGGCTCAACGACATTCTCTTGATTATATTTCTTATTGCTCCGTTTTTCCGTCCAAAACAAGTACAAGTTGCGAGCTAGTCACTCCCGAAACCATCCAAAATACCCGTCAATTTTACCAAGGAAAGGTATTTTTGGCAGGGGGAATCAATGAGTTAACCTTGCCGAGCTTGCAATCTTTGCCCTTCGATGGAATCGCCTTGGTTTCGGCCATTATGGGGACGTCTAACCCTGCCGAAGCTGTTTTAATCTATTCCCAACGTTTAAATCAATCCACGTATGAACAAGAGTTTTTTAAATAA
- a CDS encoding AIR synthase family protein, with translation MMENAGKINEEYFKQVILPNSGFRRKEVLVGPNFGVDVALIDLLDGRAIALTSDPLSLIPTLGLQESAWLSVHLMANDIATTSFSPQYLQTVLNLPTSITDAQFQEYWQHIDHFCQQIGVAITGGHTGSIEGQNSTISGGGTMITIAPKDKILASNNAQVGDLIVMTKQCAMSSVAILALSFPETVKHRLGTEIALEASELFYQTSVLKEAEIVRQLNEKQRVVNAMHDVTEGGVLGAVFEMSVASGLGVEVDDEKIPRTAVEKGVCDLFGLDPRYCIGAGSMILSVNPAHEQTLVHTLAEQGLPATVIGKFVESSDGHVIIEDGQRKPLPYFETDPYWAAFFGAFKKGWK, from the coding sequence ATGATGGAAAACGCGGGCAAAATCAACGAAGAATATTTCAAACAAGTCATTTTACCCAACAGTGGTTTTCGGAGAAAAGAAGTGCTCGTGGGGCCAAATTTTGGGGTGGACGTGGCATTGATTGATTTGCTAGACGGCCGAGCAATAGCGCTTACGAGCGACCCCCTCAGCCTTATCCCGACCTTGGGACTACAAGAATCGGCGTGGTTGTCGGTGCATTTGATGGCCAATGACATTGCCACGACGAGTTTTTCGCCCCAGTACTTGCAAACAGTGTTGAACCTCCCTACCAGCATTACCGACGCTCAGTTTCAAGAATATTGGCAGCACATCGACCACTTTTGCCAGCAAATTGGCGTGGCCATTACGGGAGGCCATACGGGGAGTATTGAAGGACAAAACTCGACCATTTCGGGCGGTGGAACGATGATAACGATTGCTCCTAAAGATAAAATATTGGCCTCCAACAACGCGCAAGTAGGAGATTTGATTGTGATGACCAAACAGTGCGCGATGTCGTCGGTGGCGATTTTAGCCTTGTCTTTCCCCGAAACGGTTAAACATCGATTGGGCACAGAAATAGCCCTGGAAGCCAGCGAATTGTTTTACCAAACCTCGGTTCTGAAAGAAGCGGAAATAGTTCGACAACTCAATGAAAAACAGCGAGTTGTCAACGCCATGCACGACGTCACCGAGGGAGGAGTGCTGGGAGCAGTGTTTGAAATGTCGGTAGCGAGTGGGCTTGGGGTGGAGGTGGACGATGAAAAAATTCCTCGAACTGCTGTAGAAAAAGGCGTTTGCGACCTGTTTGGGCTTGACCCACGCTATTGTATTGGTGCAGGGTCGATGATTCTCTCGGTAAACCCTGCGCATGAGCAGACGTTAGTTCATACTTTGGCAGAACAGGGGCTACCCGCAACCGTCATCGGGAAATTTGTGGAATCGTCTGATGGGCATGTTATCATCGAGGACGGCCAAAGAAAACCTTTGCCTTATTTTGAAACAGACCCGTATTGGGCAGCTTTTTTTGGGGCATTTAAAAAAGGCTGGAAATGA
- a CDS encoding class I SAM-dependent methyltransferase: MNEELQLSEKSLVNPPLRNWQGRKEWFFNREHTDTYELWYEGRYKRAEVWQKKIMGRFVTSDPRIKTLLEFGCGTGRFTRWWKEIGIEAAGGDISPFMLGQAVHLFGGNLVWADSHFMPFKNHTFDCLAFITTFEYYRDPVQVIREAARVAKYGIAFGMMNRNSPKVVRRRVQEAFGKNPFYVTATFYTPTLLTKKIHEALEGRSYSIEWQATGLPEWFPVQEWHVPYGDFFGLFVKFNDV; the protein is encoded by the coding sequence ATGAATGAAGAACTTCAATTGAGCGAAAAAAGTCTTGTCAATCCTCCGCTGCGCAACTGGCAAGGCCGCAAAGAATGGTTTTTTAACCGCGAACACACCGACACCTACGAACTTTGGTACGAAGGTCGCTACAAGCGTGCCGAAGTTTGGCAAAAGAAAATAATGGGGCGGTTTGTCACCTCCGACCCACGCATCAAAACCTTGCTCGAATTTGGCTGCGGAACGGGGCGTTTTACCCGTTGGTGGAAAGAAATTGGTATTGAAGCCGCAGGGGGTGACATTTCGCCCTTTATGCTCGGGCAAGCTGTACACCTTTTTGGGGGAAATTTGGTGTGGGCCGACTCCCATTTTATGCCCTTCAAAAACCACACCTTCGATTGCCTCGCATTTATCACGACTTTTGAATACTACCGCGACCCCGTGCAGGTAATCCGTGAAGCGGCGCGCGTGGCCAAATACGGGATTGCGTTTGGCATGATGAACCGCAATTCGCCCAAAGTTGTCCGCCGACGGGTGCAAGAAGCTTTTGGCAAAAATCCCTTTTACGTTACAGCAACGTTTTACACCCCTACCCTGCTTACCAAAAAAATCCACGAGGCCCTTGAAGGCAGAAGCTACAGCATCGAATGGCAAGCTACGGGGCTTCCTGAGTGGTTTCCTGTGCAAGAATGGCACGTTCCGTACGGTGATTTCTTCGGTTTATTTGTCAAATTCAATGATGTATAA
- a CDS encoding DinB family protein produces MKTLLNLLLAELEDESIGTRKMLALVPADKGDWKPHAKSMPLKELGEHVADLPTWITLAFTTDELDFAKNPYNPHHCNGGEELVAYFDKNLAEAKAHFAQNEDAMLEERWQLKNGDVVYMDISKYETIRHTFGQMIHHRAQLGVYLRLLNIPIPGVYGPSADEMGA; encoded by the coding sequence ATGAAAACATTACTTAATTTATTGCTGGCCGAATTAGAAGATGAAAGTATCGGTACTCGCAAAATGTTGGCACTTGTTCCTGCCGACAAAGGCGACTGGAAACCACACGCTAAGAGTATGCCCTTGAAGGAATTGGGAGAACACGTAGCGGATTTACCAACGTGGATAACATTGGCTTTCACTACAGACGAATTGGATTTTGCCAAAAACCCCTACAACCCACATCATTGCAATGGCGGTGAAGAACTCGTTGCCTATTTTGATAAAAACTTGGCAGAAGCAAAAGCTCATTTTGCCCAAAATGAAGATGCCATGCTTGAAGAGCGTTGGCAGTTAAAAAATGGCGATGTGGTATATATGGACATCAGTAAGTACGAAACCATTCGTCATACTTTTGGCCAAATGATTCACCACCGTGCGCAGTTGGGCGTCTATCTTCGTTTGCTTAATATTCCGATTCCAGGCGTCTATGGCCCAAGTGCCGACGAGATGGGCGCGTAG
- a CDS encoding PHB depolymerase family esterase — MKTLSIILGISLVFALSCQPTQPAEPTLRRTEGTLTVDGRNRFYLINLPPNYDQSNDVPLVIALHGGGGKGSQMESDYLLTEKANAAQFAIVYPDGVQSDGILGARTWNAGTCCDYAVEQNIDDVKFIRVLIDELIKKYPNINPKKVYATGMSNGAMMCYRLACELSTKIAAIAPVAGTYAVTTACQPTRPVPILHIHSKLDAKVPYEGGTGIFGYYFPPVADGLATWVKNDGCASTSKTVSIFPNYTLTKWNNCTNSTIEFYFTNDGGHSWPGGVKSRVAADDPSTAINANDVIWEFFQRYQLP; from the coding sequence ATGAAAACTTTATCTATTATTTTGGGGATTTCTCTCGTTTTTGCCCTTAGTTGCCAGCCCACACAGCCCGCTGAGCCTACCCTTCGTCGCACCGAAGGGACATTGACCGTAGATGGCCGAAACCGCTTTTATTTAATTAATCTTCCTCCCAATTACGACCAATCCAACGACGTTCCGTTAGTCATTGCACTTCACGGGGGAGGTGGAAAAGGCTCGCAGATGGAAAGTGATTATTTATTGACGGAAAAAGCCAACGCCGCTCAATTTGCCATTGTCTATCCTGATGGCGTACAGAGTGACGGGATTTTGGGTGCTCGTACGTGGAATGCTGGCACGTGCTGCGACTACGCCGTAGAGCAAAACATCGACGACGTTAAATTCATCCGCGTTTTGATTGATGAATTGATAAAAAAATATCCCAACATCAACCCCAAAAAAGTCTATGCAACAGGTATGTCCAACGGTGCCATGATGTGTTACCGCCTTGCTTGTGAGCTTTCCACCAAAATTGCTGCCATTGCTCCCGTGGCAGGGACGTATGCAGTGACGACTGCTTGCCAACCTACCCGCCCCGTTCCGATTTTGCACATTCATTCCAAGCTAGACGCCAAAGTCCCCTACGAAGGTGGCACGGGAATTTTTGGGTATTACTTCCCGCCCGTCGCCGACGGTCTTGCGACTTGGGTAAAAAATGACGGTTGCGCTTCAACTAGCAAAACGGTCAGCATTTTTCCCAACTATACGCTCACTAAATGGAATAATTGTACCAATAGCACCATTGAGTTTTATTTTACCAACGACGGGGGACATTCCTGGCCTGGGGGTGTCAAAAGTCGCGTCGCCGCCGATGACCCTTCCACCGCCATCAACGCCAATGATGTCATTTGGGAATTCTTTCAACGTTACCAATTGCCGTGA
- a CDS encoding DUF1624 domain-containing protein: MKRISSIDTVRGIVMVIMALDHIRDLIHIPSQTLDPTNLTTTTASIFMTRWITHFCAPIFVFLAGTSAFLSSQKEGNHLFLIKRGLWLVLLEFTIITFGIWWDIHFNVFLFQVIAAIGLSFVVLGLLHRVSASTLGVVGVAIMVLHGAFALLTLPEGSVLRTILTPIFSVTALPLPASKTLIMGYPLIPWLGIMLAGYGAGSYFKKPVEQRKQIFLKLGGAALVAFVVLRFANILLDPQPWSVQKDSLFTFLSFINVTKYPPSLLYDLMTLGTMFLLLYCFESTENALSRFFTTYGKVPMFYYLLHWYIVHLTMFAILFAQGFEVKDFEFGFSFGRPKAANGLPLWGVYLVWIGIVGALYPLCRWFGKYKKANTHKTWLRYI; this comes from the coding sequence ATGAAACGTATCTCTTCTATTGACACCGTAAGAGGCATTGTGATGGTCATTATGGCCCTCGACCACATTCGAGATTTGATTCACATTCCCTCTCAGACCCTTGACCCTACCAACTTAACGACCACCACCGCATCCATTTTTATGACCCGATGGATTACGCATTTTTGCGCACCCATCTTTGTGTTTTTAGCAGGGACGTCGGCTTTTTTGTCTTCCCAAAAGGAAGGTAATCACTTGTTTTTAATCAAACGGGGGTTGTGGCTGGTGTTGCTAGAATTTACCATTATTACCTTTGGTATTTGGTGGGATATTCATTTCAATGTCTTTCTGTTTCAGGTCATTGCAGCCATCGGGCTTAGTTTCGTCGTACTAGGTTTGTTGCACCGAGTATCTGCTTCAACTTTGGGCGTTGTAGGTGTGGCTATTATGGTGCTTCACGGGGCATTTGCGCTCTTAACCTTGCCCGAAGGTTCGGTATTACGAACTATTTTGACGCCTATATTTTCGGTAACTGCCTTGCCATTGCCTGCTTCTAAAACGCTGATTATGGGTTATCCTCTCATTCCTTGGCTGGGCATTATGTTGGCAGGATACGGCGCTGGAAGTTATTTTAAAAAGCCCGTTGAACAACGAAAACAGATTTTTTTAAAACTGGGAGGGGCAGCCCTAGTTGCTTTTGTGGTGCTTCGTTTTGCCAATATTTTACTCGATCCGCAGCCTTGGTCGGTTCAAAAAGATAGCTTATTTACGTTCCTATCTTTCATCAATGTGACCAAATATCCACCTTCACTTCTGTATGATTTGATGACGCTGGGAACCATGTTTTTGCTTTTGTACTGCTTTGAAAGTACAGAAAACGCCCTCAGTCGTTTTTTTACTACCTACGGCAAAGTTCCGATGTTTTATTACTTATTACATTGGTACATCGTCCATTTGACCATGTTTGCCATTCTTTTTGCGCAAGGATTTGAGGTCAAAGACTTTGAATTTGGTTTCAGTTTTGGTCGCCCCAAAGCCGCCAATGGCTTGCCACTCTGGGGCGTGTATTTGGTGTGGATAGGGATTGTCGGAGCGCTGTATCCGTTGTGCCGATGGTTTGGGAAATACAAAAAAGCAAATACCCACAAAACCTGGTTACGGTATATTTAA
- a CDS encoding dioxygenase yields the protein MERKEFIQSLLTLSAMGTLSSFKQYTDTLPTQSTRMPVLFTSHGSPMDIPLSKEQRPFWNALYELGLDLQKKYEVKAALVVSAHWCSRGTFVNISPEQQQIYDYYGFPKHYYDPKYHAHGAPDIAKEVTKIIPSVQETTDWGLDHGAWPMLMHLFPNANIPVFQMSISYYETPQYHYELGKQLKSLREKGVLIIGSGSLIHNLQILGPKMRSGDMTPFGWEAEYDGWIKNQISERNVSNIIKYETSHKLGKLAAPTPDHFVPVLYSLGLMDPKDELRYFYEGKPNLPAFSERSFVLS from the coding sequence ATGGAACGCAAGGAATTTATTCAATCACTTCTAACGCTTTCTGCCATGGGAACCTTGAGCAGTTTTAAACAATATACCGATACTTTACCCACGCAAAGCACCCGAATGCCCGTGTTGTTTACATCGCACGGCAGCCCGATGGACATCCCTTTATCGAAAGAACAACGCCCTTTTTGGAATGCGTTGTATGAATTGGGGCTTGATTTGCAGAAAAAATACGAAGTGAAAGCGGCCTTAGTAGTTTCGGCGCACTGGTGTTCGAGGGGTACGTTTGTGAATATTTCGCCCGAGCAACAGCAAATCTACGATTATTACGGTTTCCCTAAGCATTACTACGACCCCAAATACCACGCACATGGAGCGCCCGATATTGCGAAAGAGGTGACCAAAATTATTCCTTCAGTGCAAGAAACTACCGATTGGGGACTCGACCACGGCGCGTGGCCTATGCTGATGCACCTGTTTCCCAATGCCAATATTCCTGTCTTTCAGATGAGTATTAGCTACTACGAAACACCTCAGTACCACTATGAATTGGGCAAACAACTCAAATCCTTGCGCGAAAAGGGTGTTTTAATCATCGGTAGTGGCTCGTTGATTCATAATCTTCAAATTCTTGGCCCCAAAATGCGGTCGGGCGACATGACGCCATTTGGCTGGGAAGCAGAGTATGATGGATGGATAAAAAATCAGATTAGTGAACGAAACGTTTCAAACATTATCAAGTACGAAACAAGCCATAAACTAGGAAAATTGGCGGCTCCCACTCCCGACCACTTTGTGCCTGTTTTGTACAGTCTTGGTTTGATGGATCCTAAAGACGAACTACGATATTTTTATGAAGGGAAACCTAACTTGCCCGCTTTTAGTGAACGGAGTTTTGTACTGAGCTAG
- a CDS encoding SDR family oxidoreductase, translating into MILVTGATGQLGGSVVENLLTKVPASEIAVLVRDAAKAKHLAAQGVSIRVGSYFDKASLASALQGIEKVLLISSNDFNDRLGQHKNVVDAAKNAGVKHILYTGVAMKDINESPLKPLLGDHFQTENYIKESGLTYTFLQNSLYFEVVPLFLGAGVLETGVFFPAGDGKVAFAARQELGEATATILTTEGHENKTYPLTGSEAYSFAEIAAELSTLSGKNVPYINPEPAAFEGALKQFGLPEGIVLMSVLFAAAVKNEDFDQPSPILETILSRKTTPLSAFLKEAFALETV; encoded by the coding sequence ATGATATTAGTAACAGGCGCCACAGGACAACTCGGAGGCAGTGTAGTTGAAAATTTACTTACAAAAGTGCCCGCAAGCGAAATCGCGGTCTTGGTGCGGGATGCAGCCAAAGCCAAACACCTCGCTGCCCAAGGGGTTAGCATCCGTGTAGGTAGCTATTTTGACAAGGCATCGTTGGCATCGGCATTACAGGGCATTGAGAAAGTGCTTTTAATTTCTTCCAACGATTTTAATGACCGTTTGGGGCAACACAAAAACGTAGTGGATGCCGCCAAAAATGCGGGTGTAAAGCATATTTTATATACGGGTGTGGCAATGAAAGACATCAACGAGTCGCCCTTGAAGCCTTTGTTGGGCGACCATTTTCAGACGGAAAACTATATCAAAGAAAGCGGATTGACGTACACCTTTCTCCAAAATAGCCTTTATTTCGAGGTTGTCCCACTATTTTTGGGAGCAGGTGTCTTAGAAACGGGCGTTTTCTTCCCAGCAGGAGATGGAAAAGTAGCATTTGCGGCCCGTCAAGAATTGGGAGAAGCGACTGCCACAATTTTAACAACCGAAGGCCACGAAAACAAAACGTATCCGTTGACGGGTTCGGAAGCCTATTCATTTGCCGAAATCGCGGCGGAGCTTTCTACGTTGTCGGGTAAAAATGTACCTTACATTAATCCTGAACCAGCGGCATTTGAAGGGGCTTTGAAGCAATTTGGCTTGCCAGAAGGTATCGTGTTAATGTCGGTATTGTTTGCCGCAGCGGTGAAAAACGAAGATTTCGACCAGCCTTCACCCATCCTTGAAACTATTTTGAGCCGTAAAACAACGCCGTTGTCGGCTTTCTTGAAAGAAGCTTTTGCCTTGGAAACGGTTTAG
- a CDS encoding helix-turn-helix domain-containing protein → MIQSLRSVENVKKCPVSYVLAVQDTLNAFQGKWKMPIIGTLLFGKKRFKEIEREISKITPRMLSQELKDLEANGIISRKVYNTIPVTVEYELTESGEQLHRVIDTMIEWGLQHRQTNIMDNLPAFSDVRNAG, encoded by the coding sequence ATGATACAATCACTAAGGTCTGTCGAAAATGTAAAAAAATGCCCCGTCTCCTACGTTTTGGCCGTGCAAGACACGCTCAATGCCTTTCAGGGAAAGTGGAAAATGCCTATCATCGGGACGTTGCTGTTTGGTAAAAAACGGTTTAAGGAAATCGAACGGGAAATCTCAAAAATCACTCCACGGATGCTTTCTCAAGAGTTGAAGGATTTGGAAGCCAACGGCATCATCAGTAGGAAGGTCTATAATACCATTCCAGTTACAGTAGAATACGAACTCACCGAATCGGGGGAACAATTGCACAGGGTGATTGATACGATGATTGAGTGGGGATTGCAGCATCGCCAAACCAACATTATGGACAATTTACCTGCGTTTAGCGATGTACGCAATGCAGGATAA